From the genome of Candidatus Methylopumilus rimovensis, one region includes:
- the rpoC gene encoding DNA-directed RNA polymerase subunit beta' yields MKALLDLFKQVTQEEEFDAIKIALASPEKIRSWSYGEVKKPETINYRTFKPERDGLFCAKIFGPIKDYECLCGKYKRLKHRGVICEKCGVEVTLSKVRRERMGHIDLASPVAHIWFLKSLPSRLGMVLDIALRDIERVLYFEAFIVVDPGMTPLTRGQLLTEDDYLAKVEEFGDEFSAVMGAEAIKELLKSLDINSEIEKLRTELAETGSEAKIKKIAKRLKVLEAFQKSGIKPEWMILEILPVLPPELRPLVPLDGGRFATSDLNDLYRRVINRNNRLRRLLDLKAPEIIVRNEKRMLQEAVDSLLDNGRRGKVMTGANKRPLKSLADMIKGKGGRFRQNLLGKRVDYSGRSVIVVGPQLKLHQCGLPKKMALELFKPFIFHKLEVLGLSTTIKAAKKKVEEEGPEVWDILEDVIREHPVLLNRAPTLHRLGIQAFEPILIEGKAIQLHPLVCAAFNADFDGDQMAVHVPLSLEAQMEARTLMLASNNVLSPANGEPIIVPSQDIVLGLYYMTRDKIAARGEGMKFTDVAEVHRAFDSGLVDIHARVTVRIKETELGLDGTTTDKVNRYETTVGRAILSEILPAGLSFDLINKALKKKEISKLINAGFRRVGIRETVILADKLMYMGYTYATKAGISISIHDMLVPPEKEQLIEAAESEVKEIEDQYISGLVTQGERYNKVVDIWGRAGDKVADAMMKQLKEEPVKNDAGENVKGKDGKDLYQESFNAIYMMADSGARGSAAQVRQLAGMRGLMARPDGSIIETPITANFRDGLNVLQYFISTHGARKGLADTALKTANSGYLTRRLVDVTQDLVVTEHDCGTEDGLVTKALVKGGEVVEPLRDRILGRVNALDIMNPENQEVVYPKGTLLEEDHVEKIDALGIDEVKVRTALTCETRHGICSQCYGRDLGRGKLISQGESIGVIAAQSIGEPGTQLTMRTFHIGGAVSRAASVSQVESKSNGVIQFTSTMRYVTNARNEQVVISRNGELIIQDESGRERERHKVPYGANLVVQDGKPIKAGGVLATWDPHTRPIISEYAGQVKFENVEEGITVAKQIDDVTGLSSLVVIDPKQRAGQSKGLRPQIKILDTSGNEVKLAGSDISVNVTFQLGYIITVKDSQEVKVGDVIARIPQESSKTRDITGGLPRVAELFEARSPKDAGMLAESTGTVSFGKDTKGKQRLVITDLEGVSKEFLIPKDKHVTAHDGQVVTKGEVIVDGPADPQDILRLQGREALARYIIDEVQDVYRLQGVKINDKHIEVIVRQMLRRVRITDAGDTSFIQGEQVERAEVLTENELVLSQDKKPAEYEYVLLGITKASLSTDSFISAASFQETTRVLTEAAILGKRDDLRGLKENVIVGRLIPAGTGLAYHETRKAAAAGEDINSVEAPLDQIEAPIEEAQVSPEIEAPTE; encoded by the coding sequence ATGAAAGCTTTATTAGACCTATTTAAACAGGTTACACAAGAAGAAGAGTTTGATGCAATTAAGATTGCATTAGCATCTCCAGAAAAAATTCGTTCATGGTCTTATGGTGAAGTTAAGAAGCCAGAAACGATTAATTACAGAACATTTAAACCTGAAAGAGATGGTTTGTTTTGTGCAAAAATATTTGGACCTATTAAAGACTATGAATGTCTTTGCGGTAAATATAAACGACTTAAACATCGTGGTGTAATTTGTGAAAAATGCGGTGTTGAAGTTACCTTGTCTAAGGTGCGTCGTGAGCGCATGGGTCACATTGACTTAGCAAGTCCAGTTGCACATATTTGGTTTTTAAAGAGTCTACCAAGTCGTTTAGGTATGGTACTCGATATTGCTTTAAGAGATATTGAACGTGTTCTTTATTTTGAAGCATTTATTGTTGTTGATCCTGGCATGACTCCTTTAACAAGAGGACAGCTTCTTACGGAAGATGATTACCTTGCAAAAGTAGAAGAGTTTGGTGACGAATTCTCAGCAGTGATGGGTGCAGAAGCAATTAAAGAATTACTTAAATCACTTGATATCAATAGTGAAATTGAAAAATTAAGAACTGAATTAGCTGAAACAGGTTCAGAAGCAAAAATTAAAAAAATTGCTAAGCGCTTAAAAGTGCTTGAAGCGTTCCAAAAATCAGGTATCAAACCTGAATGGATGATTTTAGAAATTCTTCCTGTACTGCCTCCTGAATTAAGACCTTTGGTTCCTCTCGATGGCGGAAGATTTGCTACATCAGACCTTAACGATTTGTATCGTCGAGTGATTAACAGAAATAATCGTTTAAGAAGACTATTAGATCTTAAAGCACCAGAAATTATTGTTAGAAATGAAAAACGTATGTTGCAAGAAGCAGTTGACTCACTTCTTGATAATGGTAGACGTGGCAAAGTGATGACGGGCGCTAATAAACGACCATTAAAATCTCTTGCCGACATGATTAAAGGTAAGGGCGGTCGTTTTAGACAAAACCTTCTGGGTAAGCGCGTTGATTACTCTGGTCGTTCAGTGATTGTTGTTGGACCACAATTAAAACTTCATCAATGTGGTTTACCAAAGAAAATGGCGCTTGAATTATTCAAGCCATTTATTTTCCATAAATTAGAAGTCTTAGGCCTTTCTACAACCATTAAAGCAGCAAAGAAAAAAGTAGAAGAAGAAGGACCAGAAGTTTGGGATATCTTAGAGGACGTCATTAGAGAGCACCCTGTTTTATTAAACAGAGCACCAACATTACATCGTTTAGGTATTCAAGCTTTTGAACCTATTCTGATTGAAGGTAAAGCTATTCAATTACATCCCCTAGTTTGTGCTGCATTTAACGCCGACTTTGACGGTGACCAAATGGCAGTTCACGTACCTTTATCTCTAGAGGCTCAGATGGAAGCAAGAACCTTAATGCTTGCATCTAATAACGTTTTATCTCCTGCGAATGGCGAACCAATTATTGTTCCATCACAAGATATTGTGCTTGGTCTTTATTATATGACACGAGATAAAATTGCTGCACGTGGCGAAGGTATGAAATTTACTGATGTGGCAGAAGTTCATCGTGCTTTTGATAGTGGTTTAGTTGATATTCATGCACGCGTCACAGTTCGCATTAAGGAAACTGAATTAGGTTTAGATGGCACAACTACTGACAAAGTAAATCGATATGAAACTACAGTTGGTAGAGCAATACTTTCTGAAATTCTTCCAGCAGGACTTTCTTTTGATTTAATTAATAAAGCATTAAAGAAAAAAGAAATTTCAAAATTAATTAATGCAGGATTTAGACGTGTTGGTATTAGAGAGACAGTAATTCTTGCTGATAAATTAATGTACATGGGTTACACCTATGCTACAAAAGCAGGTATCTCAATCAGTATTCATGACATGCTTGTTCCACCAGAAAAAGAACAGCTTATTGAAGCTGCTGAATCTGAAGTTAAAGAAATTGAAGATCAATATATTTCAGGTCTGGTCACACAAGGCGAAAGATATAACAAGGTTGTTGATATCTGGGGTCGTGCAGGTGACAAGGTTGCTGATGCAATGATGAAACAACTTAAAGAAGAGCCTGTTAAAAATGATGCCGGTGAAAATGTGAAGGGTAAAGATGGTAAAGATCTTTATCAAGAATCATTTAATGCAATTTATATGATGGCTGATTCTGGTGCGCGAGGATCTGCAGCTCAAGTAAGACAGCTTGCAGGTATGCGAGGCTTGATGGCGAGACCTGATGGATCAATTATTGAAACACCAATTACAGCTAACTTCCGTGATGGTTTAAATGTTCTTCAATACTTTATTTCTACGCACGGTGCGCGAAAAGGTCTTGCAGATACTGCATTAAAAACAGCTAACTCAGGTTATTTAACACGACGTTTAGTTGATGTGACTCAGGATCTTGTGGTGACTGAGCATGATTGCGGCACAGAAGATGGTTTAGTTACTAAAGCACTTGTTAAGGGCGGTGAAGTTGTAGAGCCATTGCGAGATCGTATTTTAGGCCGTGTAAACGCACTTGATATTATGAATCCAGAAAATCAAGAAGTGGTTTATCCAAAAGGTACATTACTTGAAGAAGATCACGTTGAAAAAATTGATGCACTTGGTATTGATGAAGTCAAAGTAAGAACTGCACTGACTTGCGAGACAAGACATGGTATTTGTTCTCAATGTTATGGTCGTGATTTAGGTCGTGGTAAATTAATTAGCCAAGGCGAGTCTATTGGTGTGATTGCGGCTCAGTCTATCGGTGAGCCTGGTACACAATTGACGATGAGAACCTTCCATATTGGTGGCGCAGTTTCTAGAGCAGCATCAGTAAGTCAAGTTGAGAGTAAATCAAACGGCGTTATTCAATTTACTTCTACAATGCGATATGTAACTAACGCTCGAAATGAGCAGGTAGTTATTTCGCGTAATGGTGAATTAATTATTCAAGATGAAAGTGGTCGCGAAAGAGAACGTCATAAAGTTCCTTATGGTGCAAATCTTGTTGTTCAAGATGGCAAACCAATTAAGGCTGGCGGTGTTCTTGCAACTTGGGATCCACATACACGTCCAATTATTTCTGAATATGCTGGACAAGTTAAATTTGAAAACGTTGAAGAAGGTATTACGGTTGCAAAACAAATTGATGATGTCACAGGCTTATCATCTTTAGTTGTAATCGATCCTAAGCAGCGTGCAGGCCAATCAAAAGGCTTGAGACCTCAAATTAAAATTTTAGACACTTCAGGTAATGAAGTTAAATTAGCAGGAAGTGATATATCTGTTAACGTAACTTTCCAGCTTGGTTACATCATTACAGTTAAAGATTCTCAAGAAGTTAAAGTGGGCGATGTGATTGCGCGTATTCCACAAGAATCTTCTAAGACAAGAGATATTACCGGCGGTCTTCCAAGAGTTGCTGAGTTATTTGAAGCGAGATCTCCAAAAGATGCAGGTATGTTAGCTGAAAGCACAGGTACAGTTTCATTTGGTAAAGACACCAAGGGCAAACAAAGACTTGTGATTACAGATCTTGAAGGTGTTTCAAAAGAATTTTTAATTCCTAAAGACAAACATGTGACAGCTCATGATGGTCAAGTGGTAACAAAAGGTGAAGTCATTGTTGACGGACCTGCAGATCCACAAGATATTCTTCGCCTTCAAGGTAGAGAAGCTTTAGCAAGATATATTATTGATGAAGTTCAAGATGTTTATAGATTGCAAGGCGTCAAGATTAACGATAAACACATCGAAGTCATTGTAAGACAAATGTTAAGACGTGTTCGTATTACTGATGCAGGTGATACTTCATTTATTCAAGGCGAACAAGTCGAAAGAGCTGAAGTATTAACTGAAAATGAATTGGTATTGTCACAAGACAAAAAACCAGCAGAATATGAGTATGTGCTTTTAGGTATTACTAAAGCATCATTATCGACAGATTCATTCATTTCAGCTGCTTCGTTCCAAGAAACAACCCGCGTTCTCACTGAAGCTGCAATTTTAGGTAAGCGTGATGACCTAAGAGGACTAAAAGAGAATGTGATTGTTGGTCGATTAATTCCTGCAGGTACAGGCTTGGCTTACCATGAAACAAGAAAAGCTGCGGCTGCTGGGGAAGATATCAATTCTGTTGAAGCCCCACTCGATCAGATTGAAGCTCCAATTGAAGAGGCTCAAGTTAGCCCTGAAATTGAAGCGCCAACTGAATGA
- the rpoB gene encoding DNA-directed RNA polymerase subunit beta, with protein MSYSFTEKKRIRKSFAKRERVQDIPYLLTMQLESYAAFLQKNTHPEQRLSEGLQSTFNSVFPIVSHSGNARLDFVTYNLGEEAFDVKECQQRGLTYGVPLRVKVRLTLMDKEASKPTVKEIKEQEVYMGEIPLMTDNGSFVINGTERVIVSQLHRSPGVFFEHDRGKTHSSGKLLFSARIIPYRGSWLDFEFDPKDYLYFRVDRRRKMPVTILLKALGYSPEQILETYYDFDSFHVTAKSIEFELVPDRLRGEIAKFDIADKRGNVIVQKDKRITVKHIRDMEKAGVNKIIVDKDFILGRKLSKAIVDKNTGEVIANANDEITESVLDKFIEVGVGQIHTLYSNDLDHGDYISQTLTSDEVPDQYSAKVAIYRMMRPGEPPTEDAVEALFKGLFFNEDRYDLSNVGRMKFNRRAHPKVYEQHANWLQRFYKRVGPQGETGANILSNDDILAVIGVLIELRNGRGEIDDIDHLGNRRIRSVGELVENQFRTGLVRVERAVKERLSQAEADNLMPHDLINSKPISSAIREFFGSSQLSQFMDQTNPLSEITHKRRVSALGPGGLTRERAGFEVRDVHSTHYGRVCPIETPEGPNIGLINSLALYARTNQYGFLETPYRRVENGKVTAKIDYLSAIEESEFVIAQANTELDNKGHFQDDLISCRHRNEFTMSSVDPIQYMDVAPGQIVSVAAALIPFLEHDDANRALMGANMQRQAVPCLRAEKAVVGTGIERTVATDSGTTVQAKRGGVVDYVDSRRIVIRVNDDEAADGEVGVDIYNLTKYTRSNQNTNINQRPLVRIGNKIARGDVIADGASTDVGELALGQNMLVGFMPWNGYNFEDSILISERVVAEDRYTSIHIEELSVVSRDTKLGPEEITRDISNLSERMLGRLDESGIIYIGAEVESGDVLVGKVTPKGETQLTPEEKLLRAIFGEKASDVKDTSLRVPSGMSGTIIDVQVFTREGIDRDSRAQQIIDDQLKHFKQDLADQLRIVEDDTFGRIERLLINKVATGGPKGLKKGEKISKDFLASINRYDWFDIRLGNDDASKQLETLKDNLAVAKEQFDKRFEEKKRKLTQGDELPPGVQKMVKVYLAVKRRIQPGDKMAGRHGNKGVVSKIAPVEDMPHMADGTPLDIVLNPLGVPSRMNIGQILETHLGWAAKGLGVRIGEMLKEEAKVTEVRKFLDQIYNDASGKKEDIKSLNDDEVVELAQHLKNGVPFATSVFDGASESDIKYMLDLAYPDNDPKTELLQFSANKTQVKLFDGRTGEAFERPVTVGYMHVLKLHHLVDDKMHARSTGPYSLVTQQPLGGKAQFGGQRFGEMEVWALEAYGAAYTLQEMLTVKSDDVAGRTKVYENIVKGEHKIDAGMPESFNVLVKEIRSLAIDIDLDRN; from the coding sequence ATGAGCTATTCCTTTACTGAAAAAAAACGTATTAGAAAAAGTTTCGCTAAAAGAGAGCGTGTGCAAGATATTCCATATTTGCTCACCATGCAGCTTGAATCTTACGCAGCTTTTTTACAAAAAAATACGCATCCTGAACAGAGACTAAGTGAAGGTTTACAGTCTACATTCAATTCAGTATTTCCTATCGTAAGTCATTCTGGTAACGCCCGGCTTGATTTCGTCACTTACAATTTAGGTGAAGAAGCATTTGATGTTAAAGAATGTCAACAACGCGGATTAACATACGGTGTGCCATTAAGAGTCAAAGTTCGTTTAACTCTTATGGATAAAGAAGCATCAAAACCAACAGTTAAAGAAATTAAAGAGCAAGAAGTTTATATGGGTGAGATTCCGCTTATGACAGATAACGGCTCATTTGTTATTAACGGTACTGAGCGAGTTATCGTATCTCAACTTCATAGAAGCCCCGGTGTATTCTTTGAGCATGATCGAGGTAAAACGCATAGCTCTGGCAAATTATTATTCTCTGCAAGAATCATCCCTTATCGTGGTTCTTGGTTAGATTTCGAATTTGACCCTAAAGATTATTTATATTTCCGCGTGGATCGTCGCAGAAAAATGCCGGTCACAATATTGTTAAAAGCTTTAGGTTATTCACCAGAACAAATCCTAGAAACATATTATGATTTTGATTCATTCCATGTGACTGCAAAATCAATTGAGTTTGAATTAGTTCCTGATCGCTTAAGAGGTGAAATTGCTAAATTTGATATTGCTGATAAAAGAGGAAATGTAATTGTTCAAAAAGACAAACGCATTACTGTTAAACACATTCGCGACATGGAAAAAGCAGGCGTAAATAAAATTATAGTAGATAAAGATTTTATTTTAGGCCGTAAGCTTTCAAAAGCAATCGTAGATAAAAATACAGGCGAAGTTATAGCTAATGCAAATGATGAAATCACAGAATCAGTATTAGATAAATTCATTGAAGTAGGTGTAGGACAAATTCATACACTATATTCAAATGATTTAGATCATGGTGATTATATTTCTCAAACACTTACCTCAGATGAAGTGCCTGATCAATATAGCGCTAAAGTTGCTATTTATCGAATGATGCGACCTGGTGAGCCACCAACTGAAGATGCAGTTGAGGCTTTATTTAAAGGGCTGTTCTTTAATGAAGATCGATATGACCTATCTAATGTAGGTCGAATGAAATTTAATCGAAGAGCGCATCCAAAAGTTTATGAGCAACATGCAAATTGGTTACAAAGATTCTATAAGCGTGTTGGCCCTCAAGGTGAAACTGGTGCAAACATTTTATCAAACGATGATATCTTGGCTGTGATTGGTGTGCTGATCGAGTTGCGCAATGGTCGCGGTGAGATAGATGATATCGATCATTTAGGTAATCGAAGAATTCGTTCAGTGGGTGAGCTTGTAGAGAATCAATTTAGAACAGGACTTGTTCGTGTTGAACGAGCTGTTAAAGAAAGATTAAGCCAAGCTGAGGCAGATAATCTAATGCCGCACGATTTAATTAATTCAAAACCTATCTCAAGTGCTATTAGAGAATTTTTTGGTTCGTCACAATTATCTCAATTCATGGATCAAACTAATCCATTATCTGAGATTACACATAAACGTAGAGTATCAGCATTAGGCCCTGGTGGTTTAACAAGAGAGCGTGCTGGCTTTGAAGTGCGTGACGTTCACTCAACGCATTATGGCCGTGTTTGCCCTATTGAAACACCGGAAGGTCCAAATATTGGATTGATTAATTCGCTCGCACTTTATGCAAGAACAAATCAATACGGATTCTTAGAAACGCCTTATAGACGCGTTGAAAATGGCAAGGTCACTGCGAAGATAGATTACCTTTCTGCAATCGAAGAAAGTGAATTTGTAATCGCTCAAGCTAATACTGAACTTGATAATAAAGGACACTTTCAAGACGATTTAATTTCATGTCGTCACCGTAATGAATTTACGATGTCGTCAGTAGATCCTATTCAATATATGGATGTGGCGCCTGGACAAATTGTTTCTGTAGCAGCTGCACTTATTCCGTTCCTAGAACATGACGATGCAAACCGTGCGCTTATGGGTGCAAACATGCAACGTCAAGCAGTGCCTTGTTTAAGAGCAGAGAAAGCTGTGGTAGGTACAGGTATTGAAAGAACAGTAGCCACTGACTCTGGCACAACAGTTCAAGCCAAACGAGGCGGTGTTGTTGATTATGTTGATTCAAGACGTATTGTGATTCGCGTAAACGACGATGAAGCTGCAGATGGAGAAGTTGGCGTTGATATTTACAATCTAACTAAATACACAAGATCAAATCAAAATACCAATATCAATCAAAGGCCCCTCGTAAGAATTGGCAACAAAATTGCAAGAGGTGATGTGATAGCTGACGGCGCATCAACTGATGTAGGTGAATTAGCGCTTGGTCAAAATATGCTTGTTGGATTTATGCCATGGAATGGTTATAACTTCGAGGATTCGATTCTAATTTCAGAACGCGTAGTAGCCGAAGATCGATATACATCAATTCATATTGAAGAGTTATCTGTTGTATCTAGAGATACAAAATTAGGCCCTGAAGAAATTACACGAGATATTTCAAACCTTTCAGAAAGAATGCTTGGAAGACTTGATGAGTCCGGCATTATTTATATTGGTGCTGAAGTTGAATCAGGTGATGTACTGGTAGGTAAGGTGACACCAAAAGGTGAAACACAACTTACACCTGAAGAAAAACTCTTACGAGCAATCTTTGGTGAAAAAGCTTCTGATGTAAAAGATACAAGTTTGAGAGTGCCATCAGGTATGTCTGGAACAATTATTGACGTTCAAGTATTTACTAGAGAAGGTATTGATAGAGATTCAAGAGCGCAACAAATCATTGATGATCAATTAAAACACTTCAAACAAGATTTGGCTGATCAATTAAGAATTGTAGAAGATGATACTTTTGGAAGAATCGAAAGATTACTTATAAACAAAGTAGCAACCGGCGGCCCAAAAGGTTTGAAAAAAGGTGAAAAAATCTCTAAAGATTTTCTAGCTTCAATTAATAGATATGATTGGTTCGATATTCGTTTAGGTAATGACGATGCTTCAAAACAATTAGAAACATTGAAAGATAATTTAGCGGTTGCTAAAGAGCAATTCGATAAACGCTTTGAAGAGAAAAAACGCAAATTAACACAAGGCGACGAACTTCCACCAGGTGTTCAAAAAATGGTTAAGGTTTACTTAGCTGTGAAACGTAGAATCCAACCTGGCGACAAAATGGCCGGACGTCACGGTAATAAAGGGGTAGTTTCAAAAATCGCTCCTGTAGAAGATATGCCACATATGGCTGATGGCACACCTTTGGATATTGTTTTAAATCCATTAGGCGTTCCTTCCCGAATGAACATCGGTCAAATCTTAGAAACTCATCTTGGATGGGCAGCTAAAGGATTAGGCGTTCGTATTGGCGAAATGTTAAAAGAAGAAGCGAAGGTAACTGAGGTTCGTAAATTCTTAGATCAAATTTACAACGATGCTTCTGGTAAAAAAGAAGATATTAAGTCATTGAACGATGATGAAGTTGTAGAGCTTGCTCAACACTTAAAAAATGGTGTTCCATTCGCTACTTCTGTATTCGATGGCGCATCTGAGTCTGACATTAAATATATGTTAGATCTTGCTTACCCAGATAACGATCCAAAAACAGAACTCTTGCAATTCTCAGCAAATAAAACGCAAGTAAAATTGTTTGATGGTCGCACAGGTGAGGCATTTGAAAGGCCTGTCACAGTAGGTTATATGCATGTACTTAAATTACATCATCTAGTTGATGACAAAATGCATGCTCGTTCAACAGGACCATACTCTCTTGTAACGCAACAACCTCTTGGCGGTAAAGCCCAATTTGGTGGACAACGTTTTGGTGAGATGGAAGTTTGGGCACTCGAAGCATATGGTGCCGCTTACACCCTACAAGAAATGTTGACTGTTAAATCAGACGACGTTGCTGGTAGAACTAAAGTATACGAAAACATAGTGAAGGGTGAGCATAAGATTGATGCGGGCATGCCTGAATCATTCAACGTGTTGGTTAAAGAAATTCGTTCACTAGCTATTGATATTGACCTCGATAGAAACTAA
- the rplL gene encoding 50S ribosomal protein L7/L12 has translation MAISKAEILDAVSAMSVLDLSELIKDMEEKFGVSAAAAAVAVAAAPAAAGGAAAAEKTEFTVMLNASGDNKVNVIKAVREITGLGLKEAKDLVDGAPKPIKEGVAKAAADEALAKLKEAGATAELK, from the coding sequence ATGGCTATCTCTAAAGCTGAAATTTTAGATGCAGTAAGTGCAATGTCAGTTCTCGACTTGTCAGAACTTATTAAAGATATGGAAGAAAAATTTGGTGTTTCAGCTGCTGCAGCTGCTGTTGCTGTTGCTGCTGCGCCTGCTGCTGCTGGCGGCGCTGCTGCTGCAGAAAAAACTGAGTTTACAGTAATGTTGAATGCTTCAGGCGACAACAAAGTAAACGTAATTAAAGCTGTTCGCGAAATTACAGGTCTTGGCTTAAAAGAAGCTAAAGATTTAGTAGATGGCGCACCTAAGCCAATTAAAGAAGGTGTTGCAAAAGCTGCAGCTGATGAAGCACTAGCTAAATTAAAAGAAGCTGGCGCTACAGCAGAACTTAAGTAA
- the rplJ gene encoding 50S ribosomal protein L10, translated as MSLNLEQKKAVVAEVNKQIAGAQAVVLAENRGIGVSEMTALRVQARKSGVYLRVLKNTLVRRAVDGTAFSDLANEMVGPIVYGISTDPVAVAKVLNEFAKSNDKFVIKSGAMPNKVMSASNIEALASLPSREELLAKLLGTMQAPIAKFVRTLNEVPTKFVRGLAAVRDQKPA; from the coding sequence TTGAGTCTTAATCTTGAACAAAAAAAGGCAGTGGTTGCTGAAGTTAATAAGCAAATCGCGGGCGCTCAAGCGGTTGTTTTAGCTGAAAACCGAGGTATCGGTGTAAGCGAAATGACAGCATTACGAGTTCAAGCCAGAAAATCAGGAGTTTATCTTCGCGTCTTAAAGAACACATTAGTTCGAAGAGCCGTAGATGGAACTGCATTCTCTGACTTAGCCAATGAAATGGTAGGTCCAATAGTTTATGGCATCTCAACTGATCCGGTTGCTGTTGCTAAAGTACTAAATGAATTTGCCAAATCAAACGATAAGTTTGTTATTAAATCAGGAGCAATGCCTAACAAGGTAATGAGCGCTTCAAATATTGAAGCATTAGCATCATTACCAAGTCGTGAAGAATTACTCGCAAAATTATTGGGAACAATGCAAGCACCGATTGCGAAATTTGTTCGTACGCTTAATGAGGTACCAACAAAATTTGTGCGTGGTTTAGCAGCAGTTCGCGATCAAAAACCCGCGTAA
- the rplA gene encoding 50S ribosomal protein L1, which produces MPLNKRITTLRSKVDRDKSYPAQEGLQLVKETATAKFDESVDAVINLGIDAKKSDQLIRGALVLPNGTGKTTRVAVFAQGAAAEAAKAAGADIVGFDDLAEKIKGGMMDFDVVIATPDAMKVVGALGQVLGPRGLMPNPKVGTVTPDTAAAVKNAKGGQVQYRTDKGGIVHCTIGRASFSVDQLKGNLAALIDAINKAKPPTTKGIFVKKLSVSSTMGAGVRIDSASLV; this is translated from the coding sequence ATGCCATTAAATAAAAGAATTACAACATTAAGATCTAAAGTTGACCGTGATAAATCTTATCCCGCGCAAGAAGGTCTTCAACTTGTTAAAGAAACAGCAACAGCAAAATTTGATGAATCAGTAGATGCAGTTATCAATCTAGGTATTGATGCTAAAAAATCTGATCAACTTATTCGTGGTGCATTGGTACTTCCAAACGGTACAGGCAAAACAACACGTGTTGCAGTATTTGCTCAAGGCGCTGCAGCCGAAGCTGCAAAAGCAGCAGGTGCAGATATTGTTGGATTTGATGATCTCGCTGAAAAAATTAAAGGCGGCATGATGGATTTTGACGTAGTAATTGCAACGCCAGATGCTATGAAAGTTGTAGGAGCATTAGGACAAGTATTAGGCCCAAGAGGTTTAATGCCAAATCCAAAAGTGGGCACGGTAACCCCGGATACAGCTGCAGCAGTTAAAAATGCAAAAGGTGGGCAAGTTCAATATAGAACTGACAAGGGCGGTATCGTGCATTGCACTATTGGCCGAGCATCATTTTCTGTTGATCAATTAAAAGGTAATTTAGCAGCATTAATTGATGCAATTAATAAAGCTAAACCACCAACAACAAAAGGTATTTTTGTAAAAAAATTATCGGTTTCTAGCACGATGGGTGCTGGTGTAAGAATCGATTCAGCAAGTTTAGTGTAA
- the rplK gene encoding 50S ribosomal protein L11 — MAKKIVGYIKLQIPAGKANPSPPVGPALGQRGLNIMEFCKAFNAATQTFEPGLPIPVVITAFADKSFTFVMKTPPASILIKKAAKLEKGSPRPHTDKVGKITRAQAEEIAKTKMADLTAADMDAAVRTIAGSARSMGIEVEGV, encoded by the coding sequence ATGGCAAAGAAAATCGTTGGCTATATAAAGCTACAAATCCCAGCCGGCAAAGCTAACCCGAGTCCACCAGTGGGACCTGCGTTAGGTCAAAGAGGCTTAAACATTATGGAGTTTTGTAAAGCATTTAATGCTGCTACACAAACTTTTGAACCCGGATTACCTATCCCTGTGGTGATTACCGCTTTCGCAGACAAGAGCTTTACTTTTGTTATGAAAACGCCACCTGCATCAATTCTAATTAAGAAAGCAGCGAAATTAGAAAAAGGTTCACCAAGACCGCATACAGATAAAGTTGGAAAAATTACTAGAGCGCAAGCTGAAGAAATTGCTAAAACAAAAATGGCAGATCTTACAGCGGCTGATATGGATGCTGCAGTGCGAACAATCGCAGGTAGCGCACGAAGCATGGGTATAGAAGTGGAGGGTGTATAA